A region of Fibrobacter sp. UWP2 DNA encodes the following proteins:
- a CDS encoding Gfo/Idh/MocA family oxidoreductase produces MKKVITYGTYDLLHQGHINLLKRAKALGDYLIVGVTNDNFDRDRGKLNVRNNVLERVEAVKATGLADQIIIEDYIGQKIDDIQKYDVDIFAIGSDWEGKFDYLNEFCQVVYLPRTEGISSTMLRDSSQETLKVGIVGCGRVAQRFPSEASVVSGIKVQAAYDTDIAASDSFAQKFTDITPCASLDELYGLVDAVYIATPHLAHYGNIKSALQAKKHVLCETPMVLNGEEAKELYKLAESQGVILMEANKTAHCPAFNHLVVLIKSGLIGEVVDIEASLSQLLDKKGREFDAAQAGGAMFEQGSYPLLPILKLMGIQYESLELFSRLENDVDIYTKGVLRYPKAVCSFKVGLGVKTEGDLVISGTKGYAYVPAPWWKTDYFELRYEDQNNNKKFFYKWDGFGLRYEVQEFVRCIFNHRFSSARLRRRESIQMAFIMQQFNEKVNFHEI; encoded by the coding sequence CATCAATCTCCTCAAGCGAGCGAAAGCTTTGGGCGATTACTTGATTGTAGGCGTCACCAACGACAATTTCGACCGGGATCGCGGAAAACTGAACGTCCGCAACAACGTTCTGGAACGTGTCGAAGCGGTCAAGGCGACCGGGCTAGCCGATCAAATCATCATAGAGGATTACATCGGCCAAAAGATAGACGACATACAAAAATACGATGTGGACATTTTCGCCATCGGCTCTGACTGGGAAGGCAAATTCGATTACCTGAACGAGTTCTGCCAGGTCGTTTACCTGCCCCGCACCGAGGGCATCAGTTCCACGATGTTGCGGGACAGCTCCCAGGAAACCCTAAAAGTCGGGATTGTCGGCTGCGGGCGAGTCGCGCAGAGATTCCCATCCGAAGCCTCCGTCGTAAGCGGCATCAAAGTCCAGGCCGCGTACGACACCGACATCGCCGCAAGCGACTCCTTTGCCCAAAAATTCACGGACATCACGCCCTGTGCCAGCCTCGACGAACTGTACGGCCTCGTCGACGCGGTCTATATCGCCACGCCCCACCTCGCCCATTACGGCAACATAAAGTCCGCATTACAGGCAAAAAAGCATGTCCTCTGCGAAACACCCATGGTCCTGAACGGGGAAGAGGCCAAGGAACTATACAAGCTGGCCGAGTCGCAGGGCGTAATCCTCATGGAAGCGAACAAGACGGCGCACTGCCCCGCTTTCAACCACCTGGTCGTCCTCATAAAGTCCGGCCTTATCGGCGAAGTCGTCGACATCGAGGCATCCCTTTCACAGTTGCTAGACAAAAAAGGCAGGGAATTCGACGCCGCGCAGGCCGGCGGAGCCATGTTCGAGCAGGGGTCCTACCCTTTACTTCCGATCCTCAAGCTGATGGGCATCCAGTACGAAAGCCTTGAGCTATTCTCCCGACTGGAAAATGACGTAGACATTTACACGAAGGGCGTCTTGCGCTATCCCAAGGCAGTCTGTTCGTTCAAGGTGGGGCTCGGAGTCAAGACGGAAGGCGACCTGGTCATCTCCGGGACAAAGGGCTACGCCTATGTACCGGCTCCCTGGTGGAAGACGGATTACTTCGAATTAAGATACGAAGACCAAAACAACAACAAGAAATTCTTTTACAAGTGGGACGGCTTTGGACTGCGATATGAAGTTCAGGAGTTCGTCCGTTGCATATTCAATCATCGTTTCTCTTCTGCACGCCTGCGACGCCGCGAAAGCATCCAGATGGCGTTCATCATGCAGCAATTTAACGAAAAAGTGAATTTTCACGAAATTTAG